The Comamonas sp. GB3 AK4-5 genome includes a region encoding these proteins:
- a CDS encoding YhdP family protein, which yields MLRLLAGLARWTLAGLVAFWLLLGATAGVLHGLIVPRIGDYRGKLEQLAAQALGVPVHIGSVAAFSDGLVPSLELREVQLLDSQGQTALRLPRVLVAISARSLWRQGVEQIVVESPELQLRRLADGRWEVAGLLQRDDRADDGAALEWVLNQPEIAVRGGTLRWVDELRGTPQQQLHAVDLVLRSGHWRHALRLDAQLDPAQGGGAVQVLGQLREPLLPTGRKPWERWQGQWYAQGRLQQLPALPWPQEWGVNQVQAAGDFRAWADVRKGSLAGLTVDLQLPQAEVQWTGAQPAPLALRDVAGRLDLQALDGGWQAKATGWTFTLDDGRRWPQSALTVRWPQAGSPSPHALETNFLDLGLVQALAARLPLPEAAAAPLRRWALQGQARDLRVHWQPAAPNQSLRYRAQGQVQALQLLDTQEEAERLPGVQGLSASFTLDQQGGSADVSMRQGALEFPGIFEEPRIPVDRLQAQLRWSQDANGRWSVQLPQAQFANADAQGQFKAQWQMGADAAQRLPGELNLEGVLTRANGARVHRYLPLEVPADARHYVRDSVRSGQAAGVRFKVQGPLAEFPFDHHPAGVFQITAPVRDVVYDYAPPSVRAPGEAPWPLISRLAGELVFDKSGMQVRNAQGLFGEGGKVPMEGIQASIPDLSYPVLKVKGHGKAALPAWLEVVARSPLAALTEHALDQASSAGAATLDLDLTLPIDHLDQARVQGTVGLQGNRLRLRPDVPELQDARGAVHFSEQGFEIAEVQAQSMGGKVRVNGGMKLGKGAPVLDVRARGRATAEGMRSDGFLAPVAALAQHAAGAADYDVQVGLLRGLPQITVRSSLQGMAVQLPAPLGKPAEGAVPLQITQRLTPQAAASAQAPLRDMLQVHVQDRAALTYVFDQGGQASQVVAGWLELGGNVGAAGAWSAGLESSREVQAHVQLDSLDLDAWLALWPKEGKAETGAAPATAMQEYLPQNLALRTGSLRLHGRTLYDVVAGLSHADAVWRGNVQSRQLGGYVEYREPGAANPQGMVFARLSHLLLPEGAGEQADNLLQSQPRQMPALDIVVKEFALAGRELGSLAVQARNMRRDGSAQWVLDHLDLTMPEAVLTTSGTWGGPDVLRRRTQLRFTLQLKDSGALLGRLAMPGVVRGGKGLLEGQLTWRGAPIAPDWRSMSGQLHLDVGQGQFLKAEPGLAKLLSVLSLQSLPRRIGLDFRDVFSSGFAFDFVRGDVAVTQGVARTNNLQMKGVNAAVLMEGQASLVDETQQLRVVVVPEINAMTASLVASAINPVIGLGSFLAQAVLRGPLIAAATREFEVTGSWVDPQVKVVSKRATLPDTAATAQSPPDPSATQESMP from the coding sequence ATGCTCCGCTTACTGGCGGGATTGGCGCGTTGGACCCTGGCGGGGCTGGTGGCTTTTTGGCTGCTGCTGGGCGCCACGGCCGGGGTGCTCCATGGATTGATTGTGCCGCGAATCGGTGACTACCGCGGCAAGCTGGAACAGCTGGCCGCTCAGGCCTTGGGGGTACCGGTGCACATAGGTTCGGTGGCCGCATTCTCGGATGGGCTGGTGCCTTCCCTGGAGCTGCGCGAGGTGCAGCTGCTGGACAGCCAGGGCCAGACCGCATTGCGCCTGCCCCGGGTGCTGGTGGCCATCTCTGCACGTTCGCTGTGGCGGCAAGGGGTGGAGCAAATCGTGGTGGAGTCGCCGGAGCTGCAGCTGCGCCGCCTGGCCGATGGCCGCTGGGAAGTGGCGGGCCTGCTGCAGCGCGATGACCGTGCCGACGACGGCGCCGCCCTGGAATGGGTGTTGAACCAGCCCGAAATCGCCGTGCGCGGCGGCACATTGCGCTGGGTGGATGAGTTGCGTGGCACGCCACAACAACAGTTGCATGCCGTGGACCTGGTGCTGCGCAGCGGCCATTGGCGCCATGCGCTGCGGCTGGATGCCCAACTGGACCCCGCGCAGGGCGGTGGCGCCGTGCAGGTGTTGGGGCAGCTGCGCGAGCCCTTGCTGCCTACAGGCCGCAAACCTTGGGAGCGCTGGCAGGGGCAGTGGTATGCCCAGGGGCGCTTGCAGCAGCTACCCGCCTTACCCTGGCCACAGGAATGGGGGGTCAACCAGGTGCAGGCAGCCGGCGATTTCCGCGCCTGGGCCGATGTGCGCAAAGGCAGCCTGGCGGGGCTCACGGTCGATCTGCAACTGCCCCAGGCCGAGGTGCAATGGACCGGGGCGCAACCTGCGCCGCTGGCGCTGCGCGATGTGGCGGGACGTCTGGATCTGCAGGCCCTGGATGGTGGCTGGCAGGCCAAGGCAACAGGGTGGACCTTCACCCTGGATGATGGGCGCCGCTGGCCGCAGAGCGCGCTGACCGTGCGCTGGCCCCAGGCCGGCAGCCCGTCTCCCCATGCGCTGGAGACCAATTTTCTGGATCTGGGGCTGGTGCAGGCATTGGCAGCGCGCCTGCCATTGCCAGAGGCGGCTGCCGCACCGCTGCGGCGCTGGGCGCTGCAGGGCCAGGCCCGTGACCTGCGCGTGCACTGGCAGCCGGCTGCGCCGAATCAGTCCTTGCGCTACCGCGCCCAGGGGCAGGTGCAGGCACTGCAACTGCTCGATACCCAGGAAGAGGCCGAGCGCCTGCCGGGTGTTCAGGGCTTGAGCGCCAGCTTCACGCTGGACCAGCAAGGCGGATCGGCCGATGTCAGCATGCGCCAGGGCGCGCTCGAATTTCCGGGCATCTTTGAAGAGCCACGCATCCCTGTCGACCGCTTGCAGGCCCAGCTGCGCTGGAGCCAGGATGCCAACGGGCGCTGGTCGGTACAGCTGCCCCAGGCCCAGTTTGCCAATGCCGACGCCCAGGGCCAGTTCAAGGCACAGTGGCAGATGGGCGCCGACGCGGCCCAGCGCCTGCCCGGAGAGCTGAATCTGGAAGGGGTGCTGACCCGTGCCAACGGTGCGCGCGTGCACCGCTATCTGCCGCTGGAAGTGCCAGCCGATGCGCGCCACTATGTGCGCGACAGCGTGCGCTCCGGCCAGGCCGCGGGTGTGCGCTTCAAGGTGCAGGGGCCGCTGGCCGAGTTCCCCTTCGATCACCACCCCGCCGGGGTGTTCCAGATCACGGCGCCGGTGCGCGATGTGGTCTACGACTACGCGCCACCGTCCGTGCGCGCGCCGGGCGAGGCGCCCTGGCCCTTGATCAGCCGGCTCGCGGGTGAGCTGGTGTTCGATAAAAGCGGCATGCAGGTGCGCAACGCCCAGGGCCTGTTCGGCGAAGGCGGCAAAGTGCCCATGGAGGGCATACAGGCATCGATTCCCGACCTGTCCTATCCCGTGCTGAAGGTGAAGGGTCATGGCAAGGCGGCACTGCCTGCCTGGCTGGAGGTGGTGGCCCGCTCTCCGCTGGCGGCGCTGACCGAGCATGCGCTGGACCAGGCCAGTTCCGCAGGGGCAGCCACGCTGGATCTGGACCTGACTCTGCCCATAGACCATCTGGACCAGGCCCGTGTCCAGGGCACGGTGGGGCTGCAGGGCAACCGCCTGCGGCTGCGCCCCGATGTGCCCGAGTTGCAGGATGCGCGCGGCGCCGTGCACTTCAGCGAACAGGGTTTCGAGATTGCCGAGGTACAGGCCCAGTCCATGGGCGGCAAGGTTCGGGTCAATGGCGGCATGAAGCTGGGCAAGGGCGCACCGGTGCTGGATGTGCGCGCCCGTGGCCGCGCCACGGCCGAAGGCATGCGCAGTGACGGCTTTCTGGCGCCGGTGGCTGCGTTGGCCCAGCATGCGGCTGGTGCTGCCGATTACGACGTGCAGGTCGGCCTGCTGCGTGGGCTGCCGCAGATCACTGTGCGCTCCAGCTTGCAGGGCATGGCCGTGCAGCTGCCAGCCCCCCTGGGCAAGCCGGCTGAAGGGGCTGTGCCCTTGCAGATTACGCAGCGTCTGACGCCGCAGGCAGCGGCCAGCGCGCAGGCCCCGCTGCGGGACATGCTGCAGGTGCATGTGCAGGACCGTGCCGCGCTGACCTATGTGTTTGACCAAGGCGGCCAGGCATCCCAGGTGGTGGCGGGCTGGCTGGAGCTGGGCGGGAATGTGGGTGCGGCAGGCGCCTGGTCTGCGGGCCTGGAAAGCAGCCGGGAGGTGCAGGCCCATGTCCAGCTGGACAGCCTGGACCTGGATGCATGGCTGGCCTTGTGGCCCAAGGAGGGCAAGGCCGAAACCGGTGCCGCGCCGGCCACGGCCATGCAGGAATATCTGCCGCAGAACCTGGCATTGCGCACCGGCAGCCTGCGCCTGCATGGCCGCACGCTATACGACGTGGTGGCGGGGCTCAGCCATGCGGACGCGGTGTGGCGCGGCAATGTGCAGTCCCGGCAACTGGGCGGCTATGTGGAGTACCGCGAGCCCGGTGCGGCGAATCCCCAAGGGATGGTGTTTGCGCGCCTCTCGCATCTGCTGCTGCCGGAGGGGGCAGGGGAGCAGGCCGACAATCTGCTGCAGTCTCAGCCCCGGCAGATGCCGGCGCTGGATATTGTGGTCAAGGAATTCGCGCTGGCCGGGCGTGAGCTGGGCAGCCTGGCTGTGCAGGCCCGCAACATGCGCCGCGACGGGAGCGCGCAATGGGTGCTGGACCATCTGGACCTGACGATGCCGGAGGCGGTGCTGACCACCTCGGGCACCTGGGGCGGGCCGGATGTGCTGCGCCGCCGCACCCAGCTGCGCTTTACCTTGCAGCTCAAGGACTCCGGCGCGTTGCTGGGGCGCCTGGCCATGCCGGGGGTGGTGCGCGGGGGCAAGGGGCTGCTGGAAGGCCAGCTGACATGGCGGGGCGCCCCGATTGCGCCCGACTGGCGCAGCATGTCCGGCCAGCTGCACCTGGACGTGGGCCAGGGCCAGTTTCTGAAGGCCGAGCCGGGCCTGGCCAAGCTGCTGAGCGTGCTCAGCCTGCAGTCGCTGCCACGGCGCATAGGCCTGGATTTCCGCGATGTGTTCAGCAGCGGCTTTGCCTTTGACTTTGTGCGCGGCGATGTGGCCGTCACCCAGGGGGTGGCGCGCACCAACAACCTGCAAATGAAGGGGGTGAATGCCGCCGTGCTGATGGAGGGCCAGGCCAGCCTGGTCGACGAAACCCAGCAGCTGCGCGTGGTGGTGGTGCCCGAGATCAACGCCATGACGGCATCGCTGGTGGCCTCGGCCATCAACCCGGTGATTGGCCTGGGCAGCTTTTTGGCCCAGGCCGTGCTGCGGGGGCCGCTGATTGCGGCGGCCACGCGGGAGTTTGAAGTCACGGGCAGCTGGGTAGACCCCCAGGTCAAGGTCGTCTCCAAGCGTGCCACGCTGCCGGACACGGCGGCCACGGCCCAGTCCCCTCCCGATCCCTCTGCCACCCAGGAGTCCATGCCATGA
- the glnE gene encoding bifunctional [glutamate--ammonia ligase]-adenylyl-L-tyrosine phosphorylase/[glutamate--ammonia-ligase] adenylyltransferase, producing the protein MHSADLPPAEHATSAPATAAYSRFWQRLHRRYDALFSLLPPGPPTRATMEVALQALRDQAYDVGAALRILRQLVMERTMALDCAGEADLAAVTRSVTELAELALDQACQAARADLDSRHGAPLGPDGQPVQLWIIGMGKLGARELNVSSDIDLIYVYEHDGDTAGLPDGRGKLSNHEYFGRVVKAIYTLIGDTTEHGFVFRVDLALRPNGNSGPAAVSLGSLEEYLLVQGREWERFAWLKSRICAPSACIATPNVQGLRGVVLPFVFRRYLDYSVFDALRNLHRQIREHATRRSAGHPERANDVKLSRGGIREIEFTVQLLQVVRGGQFPELRCRPTLEALQRLARANLMPQETAQQLAQAYTFLRNVEHRIQYLDDQQTHVLPTRDDDLQWIAQTMGYADCRDFLHQLDAHRELVAQEFDTLLGGDPSQQCTTGSCGSPRVAAGPVIADLDGLLEQLPSALASRVAEWRQLPRVQGLRDEARTRLFRLVLRTAQWVQQGRVGEEAAVRMVNWLEPLLRRESYLALLLERPAVHERLLHMLGAAKWPARYLQQHPGVIDELAGEALFQERFSAADFEHEMALRLQALESTGEDDDETLLNLLRRAHHAETFRTLARDVEGAITVEQVADDLSALADTVLRVTAAWCWQRLKNRHREVPQFAIIGYGKLGGKELGYGSDLDIVFVFDDDDDNAPEVYAAFVRKLINWLTVKTGEGDLFEIDTALRPNGSSGLLITSFKAYADYQQQRGSNTAWTWEHQAMTRARFVLGSDDLAARFDAVREAVITAPRDPEALRTEIVAMRERVRAAHPVRGTVFDVKHSVGGMVDAEFAVQYLVLSQAAKYRELIDNAGNIALLQRAEAAGLLPAGQGQAAATAYRELRRVQHQSRLNEGNGQVEPASVEPQAMAIRQLWHTVFAANHP; encoded by the coding sequence ATGCACAGCGCAGACCTTCCCCCGGCCGAACACGCAACATCCGCCCCGGCAACCGCCGCCTACTCGCGCTTCTGGCAACGTCTGCACCGGCGCTATGACGCGCTGTTTTCGCTGCTCCCCCCCGGTCCACCCACCCGCGCCACCATGGAAGTTGCGCTGCAGGCGCTGCGCGACCAGGCCTATGACGTGGGCGCGGCGCTGCGCATCCTGCGCCAGCTGGTGATGGAGCGCACCATGGCGCTGGACTGCGCCGGCGAGGCCGATCTGGCCGCCGTGACACGCAGTGTCACCGAGCTGGCCGAACTGGCCCTGGACCAGGCCTGCCAGGCTGCGCGCGCTGACCTGGACAGCCGCCATGGCGCGCCCCTGGGCCCGGACGGCCAGCCCGTGCAGCTGTGGATCATCGGCATGGGCAAACTGGGTGCTCGCGAGCTGAATGTGTCCAGCGACATCGACCTGATCTATGTCTACGAGCATGACGGCGACACGGCAGGCCTGCCCGATGGCCGTGGCAAGCTCTCCAACCACGAATACTTTGGCCGCGTGGTCAAGGCCATCTACACCTTGATCGGCGACACCACCGAGCATGGCTTTGTCTTCCGTGTGGACCTGGCGTTGCGCCCCAATGGCAACTCCGGGCCGGCGGCCGTCTCTCTGGGCTCGCTGGAGGAATACCTGCTGGTGCAAGGCCGCGAGTGGGAGCGTTTTGCCTGGCTCAAGAGCCGCATCTGCGCGCCCTCGGCCTGCATTGCCACACCCAATGTGCAAGGCCTGCGCGGCGTGGTCCTGCCCTTTGTGTTCCGCCGCTACCTGGACTACAGCGTGTTCGATGCGCTGCGCAATCTGCACCGCCAGATCCGCGAACATGCCACCCGCCGCAGCGCCGGCCACCCCGAGCGGGCCAACGACGTCAAGCTCTCGCGCGGCGGCATCCGTGAGATCGAATTCACCGTGCAGCTGCTGCAGGTGGTACGCGGCGGCCAGTTCCCCGAGCTGCGCTGCCGCCCCACATTGGAAGCGCTACAGCGCCTGGCACGCGCCAATCTGATGCCACAGGAAACCGCGCAGCAGCTGGCCCAGGCCTACACTTTCTTACGCAATGTGGAACACCGCATCCAGTACCTGGATGACCAGCAGACCCATGTGCTGCCCACACGCGACGATGATTTGCAGTGGATCGCCCAGACCATGGGCTATGCCGATTGCCGCGACTTTCTGCACCAGCTCGACGCACACCGTGAGCTGGTGGCCCAGGAGTTCGACACGCTGCTGGGCGGTGACCCCTCCCAACAATGCACCACCGGCAGTTGCGGCAGCCCACGCGTCGCCGCCGGCCCGGTCATTGCCGACCTGGACGGCCTGCTGGAGCAACTGCCCTCCGCCCTGGCCAGCCGCGTGGCCGAGTGGCGCCAACTGCCCCGGGTACAAGGCCTGCGCGACGAGGCCCGCACCCGCTTGTTCCGCCTGGTGTTGCGCACCGCGCAATGGGTGCAGCAAGGCCGGGTCGGCGAAGAGGCCGCCGTGCGCATGGTGAACTGGCTGGAGCCACTGCTGCGCCGCGAGAGCTATCTGGCCCTGCTGCTGGAGCGCCCTGCCGTGCACGAGCGCCTGCTGCACATGCTGGGCGCGGCCAAATGGCCGGCGCGCTATCTGCAACAGCACCCCGGCGTGATCGACGAGCTGGCTGGTGAGGCCCTGTTCCAGGAGCGCTTCTCGGCCGCCGACTTCGAGCATGAAATGGCGCTGCGCCTGCAGGCGTTGGAATCCACCGGCGAAGACGACGACGAAACCCTGCTGAACCTGCTGCGCCGCGCCCACCATGCGGAGACCTTCCGCACCCTGGCCCGCGACGTGGAAGGCGCCATCACCGTGGAGCAGGTGGCCGACGACCTCAGCGCCCTGGCCGACACCGTGCTGCGTGTGACCGCCGCCTGGTGCTGGCAGCGCCTGAAGAACCGCCACCGCGAAGTGCCGCAATTCGCCATCATTGGCTACGGCAAGCTGGGCGGCAAGGAGCTGGGCTATGGCAGCGATCTGGACATCGTCTTCGTCTTTGACGACGACGATGACAACGCCCCCGAGGTCTATGCCGCCTTTGTGCGCAAGTTGATCAACTGGCTCACGGTGAAGACCGGCGAAGGCGATCTGTTCGAGATCGACACCGCCTTGCGCCCCAATGGCAGCTCGGGCCTGCTGATCACCAGCTTCAAGGCCTATGCCGACTACCAGCAGCAGCGCGGCAGCAACACCGCCTGGACCTGGGAGCACCAGGCCATGACACGCGCCCGCTTTGTGCTGGGCAGCGATGACCTGGCCGCCCGCTTCGACGCCGTGCGCGAAGCCGTGATCACCGCACCACGCGACCCCGAGGCCCTGCGCACCGAAATCGTCGCCATGCGCGAACGCGTGCGTGCCGCCCACCCTGTGCGCGGCACAGTCTTTGATGTCAAACACAGTGTGGGCGGCATGGTGGATGCAGAATTTGCCGTCCAATACCTAGTGTTGTCCCAGGCTGCCAAATATCGCGAACTCATTGACAATGCGGGCAATATCGCATTGCTGCAGCGCGCCGAAGCCGCAGGGCTTTTACCCGCAGGCCAAGGCCAGGCGGCGGCCACCGCCTACCGCGAGCTGCGCCGTGTGCAGCACCAGTCCCGCCTGAATGAAGGCAATGGCCAGGTGGAGCCTGCGAGCGTGGAACCCCAGGCCATGGCCATACGCCAGCTGTGGCACACGGTATTTGCTGCGAATCACCCTTGA
- a CDS encoding HD-GYP domain-containing protein produces MNLVELNIDTIPLGQPLPFALRGVAGALLAQKGYVIRSHKELEILLARGQTLCVDTDESGESFRAFKAHLQEILLSDKPLGMISTITMSATLAQEDAADRERQTPHWPTWQARLTQLMRSPDVDSFLPRFENMHQNLARHSLDNPDAALLALVQMSAEETRHYCATHAMLVAAVCMITARETLRWPAERIHQLGRAGLSMNLGMGHLQDDLAQQISPLSPTQAQMVEEHAQRSETMLRGMGVEDEVWLLGVRGHHLRSPGRLADKTPANQVARLLQRADIFGARIAPRANRHPMSVTSAMQATYHDETKSVDEAGAAMVKALGIYPPGAWVKLASGETAVVVRRGSTAATPRVAVLVNKEGMPTGEPIPRDTAHPNWKIAAPVAHRDVRVRLPLDRLLDIAF; encoded by the coding sequence ATGAACCTCGTTGAACTGAACATCGACACCATCCCGCTGGGGCAGCCTCTGCCCTTCGCCCTGCGCGGTGTGGCGGGCGCCTTGCTGGCGCAAAAGGGCTATGTCATCCGCTCCCATAAAGAGCTGGAAATCCTGCTGGCGCGCGGCCAGACCCTGTGTGTGGACACCGACGAGTCGGGCGAGAGCTTTCGCGCCTTCAAGGCCCACCTGCAGGAGATTTTGCTGTCGGACAAGCCCCTGGGCATGATTTCGACCATAACCATGAGCGCCACGCTGGCCCAGGAGGACGCTGCCGACCGGGAGCGCCAGACGCCGCACTGGCCCACCTGGCAGGCCAGGCTGACCCAGCTGATGCGCAGCCCCGATGTGGACAGCTTTCTGCCGCGCTTCGAGAACATGCACCAGAACCTGGCACGCCACAGCCTGGACAACCCCGACGCCGCCCTGCTGGCGCTGGTGCAGATGTCGGCCGAGGAAACCCGCCATTACTGCGCCACCCACGCCATGCTGGTGGCGGCCGTGTGCATGATTACCGCCCGCGAAACCCTGCGCTGGCCGGCCGAGCGCATCCACCAGCTCGGCCGCGCCGGCCTGAGCATGAACCTGGGCATGGGCCATTTGCAGGACGATCTGGCCCAGCAGATCTCCCCACTGAGCCCCACCCAGGCCCAGATGGTGGAAGAGCATGCCCAGCGCTCCGAAACCATGCTGCGCGGCATGGGGGTGGAAGACGAGGTCTGGCTTCTGGGTGTGCGCGGCCACCATCTGCGCTCCCCCGGCCGGCTGGCCGACAAGACACCCGCCAACCAGGTGGCCCGGCTGCTGCAGCGCGCCGACATCTTCGGCGCCCGCATTGCACCCCGTGCCAACCGCCACCCCATGTCCGTCACCTCGGCCATGCAGGCCACCTACCACGACGAAACCAAGTCGGTGGACGAGGCAGGCGCAGCCATGGTCAAGGCCCTGGGCATCTACCCACCAGGCGCCTGGGTGAAACTGGCCAGCGGCGAAACCGCCGTGGTGGTGCGCCGCGGCAGCACGGCGGCCACCCCCAGAGTGGCGGTGCTGGTGAACAAGGAAGGCATGCCCACCGGCGAGCCCATTCCGCGTGACACCGCCCACCCCAACTGGAAAATCGCTGCCCCCGTGGCCCACCGCGATGTGCGCGTGCGCCTGCCCCTGGACCGGCTGCTGGACATCGCGTTCTGA
- a CDS encoding glutathione S-transferase N-terminal domain-containing protein, whose translation MLLIGSLSSPYVRKVRIVLAEKKLDYRFQEENPWDIDSRLAQTNPLGKVPALVLDGKEVLYDSRVIVEYLDTLSPVGRLIPARGRERAHVKTWEALADGVVDAGVAMRLEQTWAGRTEAERCQAWVERSLTKVLRGLDAMQAQAPAGQAFLTGPHLSLADIAVVTALDWLAFRFPQRDWLQDRPALAQLHAKLATRPCFVETAPK comes from the coding sequence TTGTTGCTGATTGGTTCCCTGAGCAGCCCCTATGTGCGCAAGGTGCGCATCGTGCTGGCCGAGAAGAAGCTGGACTACCGGTTTCAGGAAGAAAACCCCTGGGACATCGATTCCCGGCTGGCCCAGACCAACCCCCTGGGCAAGGTGCCCGCCCTGGTGCTGGATGGCAAAGAGGTGCTGTATGACTCGCGCGTCATCGTCGAATACCTGGACACGCTGTCGCCCGTGGGCCGCTTGATTCCCGCCAGAGGCCGTGAGCGTGCCCATGTCAAAACCTGGGAGGCCCTGGCCGACGGGGTGGTGGATGCGGGCGTGGCCATGCGGCTGGAGCAGACCTGGGCCGGCCGTACCGAGGCTGAGCGTTGCCAGGCCTGGGTGGAGCGCTCGCTGACCAAGGTGCTGCGGGGACTGGACGCCATGCAGGCCCAGGCGCCAGCGGGCCAGGCCTTTCTCACCGGGCCGCACCTGAGCCTGGCCGATATCGCCGTGGTCACGGCGCTCGACTGGCTGGCCTTTCGCTTTCCGCAGCGCGATTGGTTACAGGACCGACCCGCACTGGCCCAGCTGCACGCCAAGCTGGCGACCAGACCGTGCTTTGTGGAGACGGCGCCGAAGTGA
- the purB gene encoding adenylosuccinate lyase, which produces MSLSSISALSPLDGRYAAKLSDLRPIMSEQGYMHRRVQVEVTWFIALSDAGFAEFPPLTEGARTYLHGLVSHFSEADAAAIKEIEKTTNHDVKAVEYWIKAKFDARPELQKAAEFVHFACTSEDINNTSHALQIRVGRDMVVLPALDRIILKLREMARQYAEVPMLSRTHGQTASPTTVGKELANVVMRLQKASDNIANVQVLGKMNGAVGNYNAHLSAWPDFDWEAFSKKVIETPEPAGLGLTFQPYSIQIEPHDYMAEIFDALARANTILIDLSRDIWGYVSLGYFKQRLKAGEIGSSTMPHKVNPIDFENAEGNLGLANAILKHLSEKLPVSRWQRDLTDSTVLRNIGVAFGYATLAYTSLMTGLNKLELNEERLQDDLNHAWEVLAEPIQTVMRRYGVAGAYEKLKEVTRGKTVLAEDLHRLINGLEIPQSDKDRLLAMTPASYIGKAAELAKRV; this is translated from the coding sequence ATGAGTCTGTCCTCCATCTCCGCCCTTTCCCCGCTGGACGGCCGCTACGCCGCCAAGCTCTCCGACCTGCGCCCCATCATGAGCGAGCAGGGTTACATGCACCGCCGTGTGCAAGTGGAAGTCACCTGGTTCATCGCCTTGTCCGATGCCGGGTTTGCCGAATTCCCCCCCCTAACCGAGGGTGCACGCACCTATCTGCACGGTCTGGTGAGCCATTTCAGCGAGGCTGATGCAGCCGCGATCAAGGAAATCGAAAAGACCACCAACCACGACGTCAAGGCCGTGGAGTACTGGATCAAGGCCAAGTTCGACGCCCGCCCCGAGCTGCAAAAAGCCGCCGAGTTCGTGCACTTTGCCTGCACCAGCGAAGACATCAACAACACCAGCCACGCCCTGCAGATCCGCGTGGGCCGCGACATGGTGGTGCTGCCTGCCCTGGACCGCATCATCCTGAAGCTGCGCGAAATGGCGCGCCAGTACGCCGAAGTGCCCATGCTCAGCCGCACCCACGGCCAGACCGCCAGCCCCACCACCGTGGGCAAGGAACTGGCCAATGTGGTGATGCGCCTGCAAAAGGCTTCGGACAACATTGCCAACGTCCAGGTGCTGGGCAAGATGAATGGCGCCGTGGGCAACTACAACGCCCACCTCTCGGCCTGGCCCGACTTTGACTGGGAAGCCTTCAGCAAGAAGGTCATCGAAACGCCCGAGCCCGCCGGCCTGGGCCTGACCTTCCAGCCCTACTCGATCCAGATCGAGCCGCACGACTACATGGCCGAGATCTTCGACGCCCTGGCCCGTGCCAACACCATCTTGATCGACCTGTCGCGCGACATCTGGGGCTATGTCTCCCTGGGCTACTTCAAGCAGCGCCTGAAGGCCGGCGAGATCGGCTCGTCCACCATGCCGCACAAGGTCAACCCCATCGACTTCGAGAACGCCGAAGGCAATCTGGGCCTGGCCAACGCCATCCTCAAGCACCTGTCCGAAAAGCTGCCCGTCAGCCGCTGGCAGCGTGACCTGACCGACTCCACCGTGCTGCGCAACATCGGCGTGGCCTTTGGCTACGCCACGCTGGCCTACACCTCGCTGATGACCGGCTTGAACAAGCTGGAGCTCAACGAGGAACGCCTGCAGGACGACCTGAACCATGCCTGGGAAGTGCTGGCCGAGCCCATCCAGACCGTGATGCGCCGCTACGGCGTGGCCGGTGCCTACGAAAAGCTCAAGGAAGTCACGCGCGGCAAAACCGTGCTGGCCGAAGACCTGCACCGCCTCATCAACGGACTGGAAATCCCCCAGTCCGACAAGGACCGCCTGCTGGCCATGACGCCGGCCAGCTACATCGGCAAGGCTGCCGAGCTGGCCAAGCGCGTCTAA
- a CDS encoding YaeQ family protein, translating to MAIKSTIFKANLSIADIDHGYYADHNLTLARHPSETDERMMVRLVAMALNAWQLQALCNGDGTLAFGVGLSDPDDPDVHITDYTGQKRLWIEVGQPEEKPITKACNKSDHMLVYPFNHAAHVWWKGLEGKLGRQDKLEVLYIDSDIAQQLGSLAERSMQLQATIQEGQLTLSSNLGTVFVEPTRWK from the coding sequence ATGGCCATCAAGTCCACCATCTTCAAAGCCAATCTCTCGATTGCCGACATCGACCACGGCTACTACGCCGACCACAACCTGACCCTGGCCCGCCACCCCAGCGAAACCGACGAGCGCATGATGGTGCGCCTGGTGGCCATGGCCCTCAACGCCTGGCAGCTGCAGGCCCTGTGCAACGGCGACGGCACGCTGGCCTTTGGCGTGGGCCTGAGCGACCCGGATGATCCGGACGTGCACATCACCGACTACACCGGCCAGAAACGCCTGTGGATCGAAGTGGGCCAGCCCGAAGAAAAGCCCATAACCAAGGCCTGCAACAAATCCGACCACATGCTGGTCTACCCCTTCAACCACGCCGCCCATGTGTGGTGGAAAGGCCTGGAAGGCAAGCTGGGCCGCCAGGACAAGCTGGAAGTGCTCTACATCGACTCGGACATCGCCCAGCAGCTGGGCAGCCTGGCCGAGCGCAGCATGCAGCTGCAGGCCACCATCCAGGAGGGGCAGTTGACCTTGTCCAGCAATCTGGGCACGGTCTTTGTCGAGCCTACGCGCTGGAAATAA